Proteins from one Sabethes cyaneus chromosome 2, idSabCyanKW18_F2, whole genome shotgun sequence genomic window:
- the LOC128737072 gene encoding testis-expressed protein 10 homolog has translation MGGNSRKFKKAEKNKIKLKGAKLPKGTNVTKTNFKVRKIVLPDQIKQRNLSDAAVLSNRSLTVKDCLAKLSHTNQTAKCDGLRGLREILLKLPIEVTEKHLSATIKAVVGTAVDLERDVRRDCFKTLGLLFAATGQENMAPFYDVLLSFLRCAMTHIQPRIQEDSLLLLDVYLQYLPGLVLQNRDKIFPQFLDMISKLRNETKPERTLTLTLNKQTTSTKWRTRVLMRLVGMLKILIDHKTGKEEKMPEPDESEPMELSEDTDPFTPKSSKNLPRPNRMKVDYVFDVNKAHYPLPSYHRYEPCPLPSLFRRSIGVTNVTFTDQLDEGRKLKAYVQMIMPILFESWLEVHPAGDRTEATGRLLSSEAHTTLDLLLDIAIQLWELVLIYGRETKNSDIADWLREQYAESFNDHILKGFPYHQSVATSNKRRLKGGSERNMMDEQCHQQNFNICYYYCCLNENFRSVRNKNYAKIINYIEQCVNNWKFRSPEVGIHLLKVLRFLLLETDCSTVNQNTRGLLKTLLEVYIQAKLPPATRNKILILFCDIILQNDHLWREYGQDIFTLWLRMLPNLLRKPAIDFNVLRALNCFGKQNNTIFLQSLEENAEDIVNNLPLITVNGEQRPNEGKEMVVNVLFWIGKRSTLEKLLNSDLGALNRETKSYFQSILRIRLTSLPVENKAE, from the exons ATGGGCGGCAATTCAAGAAAGTTTAAGAAAGCcgagaaaaacaaaattaaacttAAGGGCGCTAAACTTCCAAAAGGAACGAACGTAACTAAAACCAACTTTAAAGTGCGCAAAATTGTACTGCCGGATCAAATCAAACAACGAAACTTATCGGATGCAGCAGTACTGTCCAATCGGAGCCTAACGGTTAAG GACTGCCTGGCAAAGTTGAGCCACACTAACCAAACAGCCAAATGTGATGGACTTCGAGGTTTGCGAGAAATATTGCTGAAACTGCCGATTGAAGTTACGGAGAAACACCTCAGCGCTACAATCAAAGCGGTGGTAGGAACGGCTGTCGACTTGGAACGAGACGTTCGACGGGACTGCTTTAAAACTCTGGGGCTGTTGTTTGCAGCGACTGGTCAGGAGAATATGGCGCCTTTTTATGATGTTCTTTTATCCTTCCTGCGCTGTGCAATGACACACATCCAACCAAGGATTCAAGAAGATTCGCTGCTTTTACTGGACGTCTATCTGCAATATCTTCCAGGGCTGGTGttacaaaatcgggataaaattTTCCCCCAATTTTTGGACATGATATCCAAACTGAGAAACGAAACAAAACCGGAGAGAACCCTGACATTGACACTGAACAAACAAACCACAAGTACCAAGTGGAGAACACGGGTTCTTATGCGGTTAGTAGGAATGTTAAAAATTCTGATCGATCACAAAACTGGCAAAGAGGAAAAAATGCCTGAACCTGACGAATCGGAACCGATGGAGCTTTCAGAGGATACCGACCC ATTCACTCCAAAATCATCGAAAAATCTACCCCGACCGAACCGAATGAAAGTGGACTATGTTTTTGATGTGAATAAAGCACACTATCCTTTGCCCAGTTACCACCGATACGAACCGTGTCCTTTGCCATCCTTATTTCGACGATCGATCGGCGTGACAAATGTAACCTTTACTGATCAGCTTGACGAGGGCCGTAAGCTAAAAGCCTACGTTCAAATGATAATGCCAATATTGTTCGAGTCATGGCTGGAAGTTCATCCGGCAGGTGACAGAACAGAAGCAACGGGCCGTTTACTGTCATCGGAAGCGCACACGACCCTTGATTTGCTTCTGGATATTGCTATTCAGCTTTGGGAGCTGGTTCTCATTTATGGCCGTGAAACCAAAAATTCGGATATAGCCGACTGGCTGCGAGAGCAATATGCTGAATCGTTCAACGATCACATCCTTAAGGGGTTTCCGTACCATCAAAGCGTGGCGACTTCTAATAAACGTCGCTTGAAGGGTGGTTCGGAACGAAACATGATGGATGAACAATGCCAtcagcaaaattttaacatttgttaTTACTACTGCTGTTTGAACGAAAATTTTCGGTCTGTTCGAAACAAAAACTACGCTAAGATTATCAACTACATAGAACAATGCGTTAATAACTGGAAATTCCGTTCACCGGAAGTCGGTATCCATCTACTGAAGGTTCTCCGTTTTCTGCTACTAGAAACTGACTGCTCAACGGTTAATCAAAACACTCGCGGATTATTGAAAACGCTACTGGAAGTGTATATTCAAGCCAAATTGCCTCCAGCCACGAGAAACAAGATTCTAATACTATTTTGCGATATAATTTTACAAAACGATCATCTGTGGCGAGAGTACGGCCAAGACATTTTCACCCTCTGGCTTCGGATGTTGCCGAACTTGCTTCGAAAACCGGCGATCGATTTTAACGTTTTGCGAGCCTTAAACTGTTTCGGCAAACAGAACAACACTATCTTCTTGCAGAGTTTGGAGGAAAATGCGGAAGATATCGTTAACAATCTGCCACTGATAACGGTTAACGGTGAACAACGCCCGAATGAGGGTAAAGAAATGGTCGTGAATGTACTGTTTTGGATCGGAAAGCGTAGCACGCTTGAAAAACTGCTGAACAGCGATCTGGGCGCGCTGAATCGTGAAACTAAGTCCTATTTTCAGAGTATACTGCGTATACGACTAACGTCTCTTCCGGTTGAGAATAAAGCTGAGTAA
- the LOC128735258 gene encoding uncharacterized protein LOC128735258, with product MSSIDDSETELHRLVQQTLSENRSSVEIIDAVRENSASNGIQNENGLTPVELALKLDPAGTLAKAMIQAECENLSPVESLKRVMVRGNFQLVQILMKFKRSQHSEAAVLTALEHAYAELRTRNVALSPEIVHGVQYLLVEADYKCFGAAKINREEKTDRVAHLIECIEFLEMNYRNSDYCTIDEHFILYLRQILEHVYFLKPHLVGIPLMELQFCLAIFLRIATGEVNESHDIYGFMLDKDSIQNFLKILQTVLTDMDTPKKIDSIVLYKYLRTRQNSFRLPKRILYDIGSNKQLPTFGNVEQYELLSQTQIALLNEYCEVLNKQYVTYKHRKKFKQLLKTYYTTKQFYSIHKIIRSIEIIEHLDLDDSSSRFISIAALKRSLQVIGEAIKSTKQTPNITKKLDSILSIFSAQSFVETTKDLRQFFSHSYSLVKQRFDQDCPVDLFRSILKNLELSANWLAYVKFLQYVHVFKRYLGRLYRMKSIQQMRSYVEFVGTEFKAKLQTTYEPVDMNEAIRLIQHLIDREPADSQDMKTLKIINRMLVTYRNSIRNDVTSVCQLIDQFFFLEWYIRQDEARIARVWTIVKYMLDASKRHQRHRSVDKSTIRMAPNIILQMRMREADPHRKMILDEIWQRLVKQNIAAIESLEKQTATQDSYAVDETIRILAALGVRTTDQEFVKMVSRRLNNKYFHNLFRLADKYEVLSEVVKDRRVKDQVRQVSLNLECMRKNDEIHYQEMFDQMIGCIRNILLKYGDCDKFDIKTQLSPIDSSALEFYLLQVTEVLCSLGVLKLNIDSLKAIVPVVTSRNLRNYLAHDPLSYDTLADSCSTVKINATYFARNNIFHLYQKSHHLKQRKTSPFLTSFQRKLAWINAQNKFFTALETFDVETIEKLTAEDAVNIRGRNILNKDPISIALNSNPAEFIHQLLHSAGAEKSIFKTFLKLPINLVLKQQIRQLLPNPFRFCYGTAVRFKLIDQLTALKTHPDVNGNLTDQQSELMLSTYNTESFRRLLLEHPIEWLSQSARLKNTLLHWAVLRGDQTMVEHLLIHQNESVNKLNVFRETPLGLAVRYGYYDIVRLLVANGADVNFGLWPPVWVASGLGDLELIPLLVNEQTNKCSVFFNPLMAAVENNHFPVFKHLCEELQFSLKTDYLLQRTLNLNRKDFFQYILQSEHAEALINSPDAVEFSPLMVAAVCGRTELFRQLLRNGANPSYESLSKYTPIHYAVYGGNRDIVLELLQQPGVDINATAEDSVTPIGVAISENNMNMIELMLAKNAQVRSQEILQAGVFHHYHIVRYLIDRDDRLINDSFDIARRNLLMYAIIDGEMSTVEYLIGKGINVNARAIGGLTALHIAAGKNETTLCERLIESGAELDAKDDEGRTALVIALEHEYVTVVELFLDRGAEAELVRGFRYRVSNNASLLHKFALENRITMVRLLLDRFHFDVSLEDDNGESALDYATKQGNDAIVALLKTDPVLTRVN from the exons ATGTCCTCCATTGACGATAGCGAAACAGAACTGCATCGATTAGTGCAGCAAACTTTATCGGAAAACCGGTCTTCCGTCGAAATAATCGACGCTGTTCGCGAAAATAGTGCATCAAATGGAATACAAAATGAGAACGGTTTAACTCCTGTCGAGCTCGCTCTAAAGTTGGATCCTGCGGGTACTTTAGCTAAAGCTATGATTCAAGCGGAATGTGAAAACCTATCGCCGGTCGAAAGCCTCAAAAGGGTGATGGTCAGAGGAAATTTCCAACTGGTGCAGATCCTTATGAAATTCAAAAGATCCCAGCATAGCGAAGCGGCAGTTTTAACAGCTTTAGAGCATGCCTACGCTGAGTTGCGAACGCGTAACGTTGCCCTTTCACCGGAAATTGTTCACGGGGTTCAATACTTGCTGGTTGAAGCGGATTACAAGTGTTTCGGTGCGGCTAAAATCAACCGAGAGGAGAAAACCGACAGGGTGGCACACTTGATAGAGTGTATTGAATTCCTAGAAATGAATTATCGTAATAGTGATTACTGTACCATCGATGAGCATTTCATACTGTATTTGCGACAAATATTGGAGCACGTGTACTTCTTGAAACCCCACCTCGTTGGGATACCACTGATGGAGCTGCAATTTTGTTTGGCGATATTTTTACGGATCGCCACTGGAGAGGTTAATGAAAGTCATGACATCTACGGATTTATGCTGGATAAAG ATAGTATCCAAAATTTTTTAAAGATACTGCAAACAGTTCTAACGGATATGGATACtcctaaaaaaattgattctatTGTCCTTTATAAGTACCTGAGAACTCGTCAAAACTCTTTTCGGCTGCCGAAAAGGATTCTTTATGACATCGGTTCCAACAAACAGCTCCCTACATTCGGTAATGTCGAACAGTACGAACTTCTTAGTCAAACGCAAATAGCACTTCTAAATGAGTATTGCGAGGTACTGAACAAACAATACGTAACTTACAAGCATCGCAAAAAGTTCAAACAGCTGCTCAAAACCTACTACACAACGAAACAGTTCTATTCGATTCACAAAATTATTCGCAGTATTGAGATTATCGAGCATTTGGACTTGGATGATTCCTCATCGCGATTTATTTCAATTGCAGCACTAAAACGATCCCTGCAAGTAATAGGAGAAGCAATTAAAAGTACCAAACAAACGCCAAACATAACGAAAAAATTAGACTCCATTCTGAGTATATTTTCTGCACAGTCTTTCGTCGAGACGACCAAGGATCTCCGGCAGTTCTTCAGCCATAGTTATTCACTGGTAAAGCAACGATTCGATCAAGACTGTCCCGTAGATTTATTTCGATCGATTCTAAAAAACCTTGAACTCTCCGCTAATTGGTTAGCTTATGTTAAATTTCTACAATACGTTCACGTATTTAAGCGATACCTTGGCAGACTGTACCGAATGAAATCCATCCAGCAGATGCGATCGTACGTGGAGTTCGTTGGGACCGAGTTCAAAGCTAAGCTGCAGACAACTTACGAGCCTGTCGATATGAATGAAGCCATAAGACTAATTCAACATTTAATTGACCGGGAGCCTGCCGACTCCCAAGATATGAAAACTTTGAAGATCATCAACCGGATGCTTGTGACATACAGGAATTCCATACGGAATGATGTAACCTCAGTCTGTCAGTTGATCGATCAGTTTTTCTTTCTGGAGTGGTACATCCGCCAGGATGAAGCGCGGATTGCACGAGTATGGACGATCGTAAAGTATATGCTTGATGCGAGCAAACGACATCAGCGACATCGAAGCGTAGATAAGTCGACCATACGGATGGCTCCGAATATTATACTGCAGATGCGAATGCGGGAAGCTGATCCGCACAGGAAAATGATCTTGGATGAAATATGGCAACGATTGGTGAAGCAAAATATTGCTGCAATTGAATCGCTGGAGAAGCAAACGGCCACTCAGGACAGCTACGCTGTGGATGAAACTATACGGATCCTTGCCGCGCTAGGAGTTAGGACAACCGATCAGGAGTTTGTTAAAATGGTTTCACGCAGGTTgaataataaatattttcacaATCTGTTTCGTTTGGCCGACAAGTATGAGGTGTTGAGTGAAGTCGTTAAAGATCGGCGAGTGAAAGATCAAGTGAGACAAGTGTCACTCAATTTGGAGTGTATGAGAAAGAACGACGAAATTCATTACCAAGAAATGTTTGATCAAATGATTGGTTGCATCAGAAATATTCTATTGAAATATGGCGACTGTGACAAATTTGATATTAAAACTCAGCTTTCCCCCATTGACAGTTCCGCCCTGGAATTCTATCTGTTGCAGGTCACCGAAGTTCTGTGCAGTTTGGGTGTACTTAAACTGAACATAGACTCCTTGAAAGCGATCGTCCCGGTCGTTACCAGTCGTAATTTGAGAAATTATCTGGCCCATGATCCATTGTCATACGACACACTGGCAGACTCATGTTCAACAGTAAAAATCAATGCAACATACTTTGCACGAAACAATATCTTccatttgtaccaaaaatcccACCATTTAAAACAGCGAAAAACTAGCCCGTTTTTAACCTCCTTTCAGCGTAAGTTAGCGTGGATCAATgctcaaaacaagtttttcactGCATTAGAAACCTTCGATGTTGAAACAATAGAAAAGCTAACTGCGGAGGACGCCGTCAACATTCGCGGTAGAAACATTCTGAACAAGGATCCAATTTCTATCGCCCTGAATAGCAATCCAGCCGAATTCATTCATCAATTATTACATTCTGCCGGTGCCGAAAAGAGCATATTTAAGACGTTCCTCAAATTGCCAATCAATCTTGTGTTGAAACAACAAATCAGACAGTTACTGCCAAATCCGTTTCGCTTCTGTTACGGCACAGCAGTACGCTTTAAATTAATTGATCAGTTAACCGCATTGAAAACACATCCGGACGTTAATGGAAATCTTACCGACCAACAGTCGGAACTCATGCTGAGCACCTATAATACTGAGTCCTTTCGACGTCTCCTGCTGGAACATCCGATCGAGTGGCTGTCACAAAGTGCTCGTCTGAAAAATACCCTTCTTCATTGGGCAGTTCTTCGAGGTGATCAAACTATGGTTGAACATTTACTCATCCATCAGAACGAATCAGTGAATAAGCTAAACGTCTTCCGTGAAACACCGCTTGGCTTAGCGGTTCGTTATGGATACTACGACATAGTTCGACTGTTAGTCGCCAACGGAGCGGATGTAAACTTTGGCCTATGGCCTCCCGTGTGGGTCGCATCCGGTTTAGGTGACCTAGAACTGATACCGTTGCTTGTAaacgaacaaacaaacaaatgttCCGTGTTTTTTAATCCGCTAATGGCAGCTGTAGAAAACAACCATTTCCCAGTGTTCAAACATCTCTGCGAGGAATTACAGTTTAGCTTGAAAACGGATTATCTACTTCAGCGAACGTTGAATTTAAACCGAAAGGATTTTTTCCAGTACATTTTACAATCTGAGCATGCCGAAGCTCTCATTAATTCACCGGATGCTGTTGAATTTTCGCCACTGATGGTAGCTGCTGTCTGTGGTCGAACGGAGCTGTTCCGTCAGCTCCTACGAAACGGAGCCAATCCTAGCTATGAAAGTCTATCAAAATATACGCCAATCCACTATGCTGTTTACGGAGGAAATCGCGATATCGTATTGGAGCTTCTGCAGCAACCAGGAGTCGATATCAACGCCACAGCGGAAGATTCTGTTACTCCAATCGGTGTTGCCATCTCCGAAAACAACATGAATATGATCGAGCTCATGCTCGCTAAGAATGCCCAAGTTAGGTCGCAGGAGATTCTCCAAGCAGGAGTCTTCCACCACTATCACATAGTTCGCTATCTTATCGATCGTGACGACAGGTTGATAAATGATAGTTTCGATATCGCTCGTCGAAATCTTCTAATGTACGCCATCATAGACGGTGAAATGTCTACCGTCGAATATCTTATCGGAAAAGGGATCAACGTAAATGCGCGAGCGATTGGAGGACTCACGGCTTTGCATATTGCTGCAGGTAAAAATGAAACCACCCTCTGCGAGCGTTTGATAGAATCCGGCGCCGAGCTGGATGCGAAGGACGATGAAGGTCGAACAGCTCTGGTGATTGCCCTGGAACATGAATATGTAACAGTGGTTGAACTATTTCTGGATCGTGGAGCAGAAGCGGAATTGGTGAGAGGCTTTCGTTACCGTGTGTCCAACAATGCAAGCTTACTGCACAAATTTGCTCTGGAAAATCGAATCACTATGGTTCGGCTTCTGCTAGATCGGTTCCATTTCGATGTATCGCTGGAAGACGATAATGGCGAAAGTGCACTGGATTATGCAACCAAACAAGGTAACGATGCTATCGTAGCACTGCTTAAGACAGATCCAGTCCTGACACGAGTTAATTGA
- the LOC128735260 gene encoding uncharacterized protein LOC128735260 yields MRLGSKVPVFNAVQEKELVQHLLQLEERFYGLSMRDVKELAFELAERNNLPHPFNKALRMAGQDWLNGFLLRNPKISFRKPEATSAARARGFNKPSVTKYFDLLKAIMQHTRFEPTRIYNADKTAVPPKKRRIAALKGKNQVGSITSAERGETITAVLCMSAAGHHLPPFLIFPRVRMHEALKKGAPVGTEFSCNPSGYMTVELFNIWFDHFLKYTRPSEDSPVLLIIDGHSSHTKNLMFSEKARANHVTVVVLPPHCSHKLQPLDVAFMAPFKNFYADAVEKFMWNNPGRTVGQYDIAELLCQTFTKASTTETARSGFYKTGIVPFDPKIFGDEEYAPSHVTDQDVDLGPKSTPEPIIIPEPKIIPSDPQPSTSKQANKNSMESQFDNCSCSSLDGSFKVSPSCVKPLPKLKGPRISKRKRVAEKSSEITSDEYMADLKKARASKEIQNIKKARKPRSRKSKGLKTSPIEEDTLCDKCGEVFSDSNDGTGWMSCFECGKWFHDFCFESNEAKCYECS; encoded by the exons ATGAGGCTTGGATCCAAAGTCCCGGTTTTTAATGCTGTTCAGGAAAAGGAACTTGTTCAGCATTTGCTGCAACTGGAGGAGCGGTTCTATGGACTCAGTATGCGTGACGTCAAAGAACTGGCATTTGAGTTGGCTGAGCGGAACAACTTACCTCATCCTTTTAATAAGGCCTTGCGAATGGCGGGTCAGGACTGGTTAAATGGATTTTTACTGCGCAATCCGAAGATTTCGTTCCGGAAGCCCGAAGCCACATCAGCTGCCAGAGCGCGTGGCTTCAACAAACCATCTGTTACAAAATATTTCGATCTCTTGAAAGCCATCATGCAACATACACGGTTTGAACCGACAAGAATATACAATGCCGATAAAACAGCG GTACCACCTAAGAAGAGGAGAATCGCGGCCCTGAAGGGAAAAAACCAGGTTGGATCAATAACATCTGCGGAAAGAGGTGAAACAATCACAGCGGTTCTGTGTATGTCAGCAGCCGGACATCATCTTCCTCCATTCCTGATTTTTCCGAGGGTACGCATGCATGAAGCGCTGAAGAAAGGAGCCCCCGTGGGAACAGAGTTTTCGTGTAATCCCAGCGGTTACATGACAGTCGAGCTTTTCAATATTTGGTTTGACCATTTTTTGAAGTATACTCGTCCGTCGGAGGACTCTCCTGTGCTATTAATAATAGATGGGCATTCTTCGCACACGAAGAATTTGATGTTCTCTGAAAAGGCTCGGGCAAACCACGTGACTGTTGTAGTGTTGCCACCACACTGCAGCCATAAACTGCAACCTTTAGATGTTGCATTTATGGCTCCTTTCAAAAATTTTTATGCTGATGCGGTTGAGAAGTTTATGTGGAACAACCCTGGACGCACTGTTGGGCAATACGACATTGCCGAACTGTTGTGTCAGACTTTCACCAAAGCGTCTACAACAGAAACTGCCAGAAGCGGATTTTATAAGACTGGAATTGTTCCATTtgatccgaaaatttttggtgacgAGGAATATGCACCGTCACATGTTACCGATCAGGATGTCGACTTAGGGCCCAAGAGTACACCCGAACCAATAATTATCCCTGAGCCGAAGATTATTCCGTCTGACCCTCAGCCTTCCACGTCAAAGCAAGCCAACAAGAATTCAATGGAATCACAGTTCGATAATTGCAGTTGCAGTTCACTTGATGGGTCGTTTAAAGTGTCGCCTTCCTGTGTCAAACCACTACCTAAACTGAAAGGTCCTCGTATCTCGAAGAGAAAGCGTGTGGCTGAGAAATCATCTGAAATAACTTCTGATGAGTACATGGCAGATTTGAAAAAAGCTAGAGCATCAAAAGAGATCCAAAATATTAAGAAAGCCCGCAAACCCAGGTCAAGGAAATCTAAAGGTTTGAAGACATCACCGATCGAAGAAGACACACTCTGTGACAAATGTGGCGAAGTTTTTTCAGATTCCAATGATGGGACTGGATGGATGTCCTGCTTCGAGTGCGGAAAATGGTTCCATGATTTTTGCTTCGAGTCGAATGAAGCAAAATGTTACGAATGTTCGTaa